In a single window of the Bacteroidia bacterium genome:
- a CDS encoding gliding motility-associated C-terminal domain-containing protein has product MKRAILIFFTAIAVPLCATHIVGGEIYYTCLGNNNYEITLKVYRDCYNGQAPYDNPASIGIYDINGVLIQNVLIPYTGSDTMPLTLNNPCFIPPTNVCVEEAVYRDTVNLPPLTGGYTLVYQRCCRNSTILNIINPLTVGSSISVSIPDPSLATCNSSPRYDSLPPLFMCTNVPFLFNHSATDPDGDSLAYKFCDPWDGASQVNPMPQPPAPPPYNFVPWQPPYNATYPIASSPAFTVNVNSGVLSGTPNLIGNWVAAVCVEEWRNGQLLSVNKRDYQFNVLNCPGLVVSSVPPQVSTCASMTINFANNSTGATSYFWNFGDPTTTGDTSSLFSPTWTYSDTGTYTVMLIGNPGSTCADTGYATVTIYPLLDPSFIPPTVYCENDSALAFAAQGLFLNNATFTWNFGPNANPTTATGTTALVTFTQAGTYVVTLTVNQSICTETFTDTVYVTDLDCEIPVPNVITPNGDQFNENLEFQNLENFPGSRLVIYNRWGNKLYDNPDYKNDYNGKNHSDGVYYFILYVSDGRVFPGFFQILRG; this is encoded by the coding sequence ATGAAAAGGGCGATCCTGATATTTTTCACTGCTATTGCGGTTCCCCTTTGCGCTACGCATATTGTGGGCGGAGAAATCTACTATACCTGCCTGGGCAATAATAATTACGAGATTACACTAAAGGTGTACCGCGATTGTTATAACGGACAGGCGCCCTACGACAATCCTGCCTCCATTGGAATTTATGACATCAACGGAGTACTCATCCAGAACGTGTTAATACCGTATACCGGTTCGGATACAATGCCATTAACATTAAACAACCCTTGTTTTATTCCCCCGACAAATGTTTGCGTGGAAGAAGCGGTTTACCGAGACACCGTGAATCTTCCGCCGCTGACCGGTGGATATACACTGGTGTACCAGCGTTGCTGCCGAAACAGCACAATTCTGAATATCATTAATCCGCTCACGGTCGGATCTTCAATCTCAGTGAGCATTCCTGATCCTTCCCTTGCCACCTGTAACAGTTCTCCGCGCTACGATAGCCTTCCGCCTCTTTTTATGTGCACCAATGTGCCCTTTTTATTTAATCACAGCGCTACAGATCCGGATGGAGACTCTCTCGCATACAAGTTTTGTGACCCCTGGGACGGAGCCTCGCAGGTGAATCCGATGCCGCAGCCTCCGGCACCGCCACCGTATAATTTTGTACCCTGGCAACCGCCTTATAATGCCACCTATCCCATTGCCTCGAGTCCTGCTTTTACCGTTAATGTAAATTCAGGTGTTTTGTCGGGTACACCGAACCTGATCGGAAACTGGGTGGCGGCCGTTTGTGTGGAAGAATGGCGCAACGGACAATTACTGAGTGTGAATAAAAGAGACTATCAGTTCAATGTGCTTAATTGCCCCGGACTGGTGGTATCTTCTGTACCGCCACAGGTGTCTACCTGTGCAAGTATGACAATCAATTTTGCGAATAACTCCACCGGGGCAACATCTTACTTCTGGAATTTTGGTGATCCCACCACTACGGGAGATACTTCCTCATTATTTTCACCCACCTGGACCTATTCCGATACAGGAACTTACACAGTTATGCTGATTGGTAACCCTGGATCCACCTGTGCGGATACCGGCTATGCCACCGTTACAATCTATCCATTGCTGGATCCAAGTTTCATTCCGCCTACGGTTTATTGTGAAAATGATAGCGCCCTTGCATTTGCGGCGCAGGGACTATTCCTTAACAACGCTACGTTTACCTGGAACTTCGGACCCAATGCCAATCCCACCACCGCCACCGGAACAACGGCTCTTGTTACCTTCACACAGGCAGGTACCTATGTGGTCACTCTTACAGTCAATCAGTCTATCTGTACGGAAACGTTTACGGACACTGTGTATGTGACCGATCTGGATTGCGAAATACCTGTACCCAATGTGATTACACCCAACGGCGACCAGTTCAATGAAAACCTGGAGTTTCAGAATTTGGAGAATTTTCCGGGGAGCCGGCTGGTGATCTACAACCGATGGGGCAATAAACTGTACGACAATCCGGATTATAAAAATGATTATAACGGCAAGAACCATTCCGACGGGGTTTATTATTTCATTTTGTACGTATCCGATGGTCGCGTATTTCCCGGGTTCTTTCAAATCCTGAGGGGATAA